A stretch of DNA from Triticum dicoccoides isolate Atlit2015 ecotype Zavitan chromosome 2A, WEW_v2.0, whole genome shotgun sequence:
TTGAGATGAACCACACCACATTGTTAGACTGAACGAGTCATCCGCTGCCTAAATACTTCAGCTAGTCATGTGCTGCCGCTGCTCTACTCTCTCTCTCTGTACTCTTCTTATATACTTGTAACCCCTTTGTGGATGAATACAATGAGTTCGCAGGCTATTCTAGTGACTGCATGCACACTagatataatttacacacatgagcTGAGAAGCACGTGCCTGAAGATGGGTTAGTTCGTTGCTGCATTGTGCGTGAAGATGGATTAAGCCGAGCTGCAGCCAGCAGGGGCCACTGCTACCTAGTAGTAATGAAATAAAATCGTTTGGGCTGGGGGGGCCACGGCCCCCTCAGGTCATAACATAGCTCCGCCGTTGGATTTACTACATGATGAGGTTGAGCTGCTGGGTTTCCAGGGTAGGTATGAGAGGTGTTCAAGCATTTCTTGTGACTGTCGCANNNNNNNNNNNNNNNNNNNNNNNNNNNNNNNNNNNNNNNNNNNNNNNNNNNNNNNNNNNNNNNNNNNNNNNNNNNNNNNNNNNNNNNNNNNNNNNNNNNNNNNNNNNNNNNNNNNNNNNNNNNNNNNNNNNNNNNNNNNNNNNNNNNNNNNNNNNNNNNNNNNNNNNNNNNNNNNNNNNNNNNNNNNNNNNTTCAACCCTTGAAGTACACCCTTGGGGAAAGGTTAATGAAAGTTATGATATAATTGATATATTTTGATGGAATACAATGAAGTTTGTGATGTTACGATGGAACGGCCTGGAATGTACCGTAATCAGGAGTGGAACTTTGTTTAAAGCAATATACATTCTATATCTTTGTGTCAAATAATCTCGTAAAGATGGATTTATAGTGTCTCGTCACTAGTTATGTCTTACTGATGGACATCACCTGCCCATCAGTAGAGACGATTATCCCCTGCCCATCTGTGAGAGCTACCCTCCAGTGACATTTGCATGCCAACAAAGACCGCCGCCCGTGGAGAGGGTTAAAGACTTCAAGTGGCAGATGCCAGATAGTAACATCTCAAAGTACAGATGTCATAGATAAAAGGAAGCAATTCGTCGTGCTTTTGCACGAGAATTTGTTACACATGTGTAGATGCACACATGCACAAGTACAATTTCCAACCACCCGCCCAAATACACACGCTACGTACTCGTAGGTGCTGGTACAGCTGGTCTCCGAGACCTTATTAATTCATTCATGCATGCGTAGCAGCAGCAGAGCGTCGGCGGCGTGGAGATTACGAGTTGACCTTGGAGCAGACGAGCCTGATCTGCCCCTGCGTCCCAGTCTTCGGCGCAATGTTCCCCATCTTCACCATGGCTGTGGCGAAGGCGTTGTTGAATGTCGCTGCGCTGGACGCGAAGCTCATGACCGTGTTGTCGGCACCGCCGCCATTGAACAGCGCCTGGTCCGAGTGTAGGAGCCCCTTCTGCGAAATCAGGTTGCTGTAATAGGCGTTGTCGAACGCGTTGGGCGTCGCTGTGTCCAGCGGcgccaggctgctgtcgccgccggACTGGGGGCAGTTGGCCTTGAGCGCCGTCGCGAAGGCCGTGTTGATGTTGGCCTCGTTGTAGATCCTGTTCCTGAAAAACCGGCACTGCGATTGTCCGAGCGTGTGGGCGCCTGCACAGCCATACGTGTCAGAATTAGCGTCCCTCTAGCGAGCCGTTGTACTAGTAAAAGTTTCAGTTCAATCATGATTCAAACTCATCGATGGTGTGTACCTGAGAGCGCAACCATGTCTGTTATGCTGAGCTGCTTGTTGGCGAACGCGGTCGTGaggttttggaggtcgaaggtaggAGGTGGGAGGTCATTTTCTGCATTGGTCTTGCTTGCGGTcgtggagtccctcctccccagaaGAACAGGCCATGTTGGCCCTCCCAGCTACACAGAATTTTAATTTGAAACCACAACCAAGAAAGTAGAATCACACGCATCGACCATGTGCAGAATCACACACATTAGAGCTAACTGTAAAGCTTACCGCAACGACGGAGtcacgggcggcgacgg
This window harbors:
- the LOC119353301 gene encoding peroxidase 2-like; this encodes MASAPCLSLLVLVAMASAASAQLSPTFYLASCPSALFIIQTAVQAAVNSEPRMGASLVRLHFHDCFVDGCDGSVLLADTGSFVGEQGAAPNAGSIRGMNVIDNIKTQVEAACTQTVSCADILAVAARDSVVALGGPTWPVLLGRRDSTTASKTNAENDLPPPTFDLQNLTTAFANKQLSITDMVALSGAHTLGQSQCRFFRNRIYNEANINTAFATALKANCPQSGGDSSLAPLDTATPNAFDNAYYSNLISQKGLLHSDQALFNGGGADNTVMSFASSAATFNNAFATAMVKMGNIAPKTGTQGQIRLVCSKVNS